In one Agrobacterium tumefaciens genomic region, the following are encoded:
- a CDS encoding META domain-containing protein has protein sequence MNDRQPLLSRRSFAGLVALAPLFAAGGAAAAPASLRGSVSYRERIALPPGVTVTVRLIDVSLADAPSQTIAETTIRPRGQVPVPFVLRYDDRDIRARRSYALSAEIRDRDRLLFTTTRRYSVLTGGRDDTDLVLERVGAGPGRPEPEAVIDGRWLVQDIRGERVRGRREATLEISREGRVSGNAGCNGIGGEVKISRNRVNFGRMISTQMACAPDIMRQERQFIEALEGARSFRLEPRRGTLELIDGRGRAVMRLRRA, from the coding sequence ATGAACGACCGCCAGCCACTTCTTTCGCGCCGCAGTTTCGCCGGGCTTGTCGCGCTTGCACCGCTTTTTGCAGCGGGCGGCGCAGCTGCCGCACCAGCAAGCCTGCGCGGCAGCGTATCCTATCGCGAGCGGATCGCCCTGCCCCCGGGCGTGACCGTCACCGTGCGCCTTATCGATGTGTCGCTCGCGGACGCGCCTTCGCAGACGATCGCCGAAACGACCATCCGCCCGCGCGGGCAGGTGCCCGTGCCCTTCGTGCTGCGTTATGACGACCGCGATATCCGCGCCCGCCGCTCCTATGCGCTGAGCGCCGAAATCCGCGACCGCGACCGGCTGCTTTTCACCACCACCCGCCGTTATTCGGTGCTGACCGGCGGTCGCGACGATACCGACCTCGTGCTTGAGCGCGTTGGGGCAGGCCCGGGCAGGCCGGAGCCGGAAGCCGTTATCGACGGACGCTGGCTGGTGCAGGACATTCGCGGCGAACGGGTTCGCGGCCGCCGTGAGGCGACGCTCGAAATTTCCCGCGAGGGCCGCGTTTCCGGCAATGCCGGCTGCAACGGCATCGGCGGTGAAGTGAAGATCAGCCGCAACCGCGTCAATTTCGGCCGGATGATTTCCACACAGATGGCCTGCGCACCCGATATCATGCGCCAGGAACGGCAATTCATCGAAGCGCTGGAAGGCGCCCGTTCCTTCCGGCTGGAGCCGCGCCGGGGCACGCTGGAGTTGATCGACGGCCGCGGCCGTGCGGTCATGCGGCTGCGCCGCGCCTGA
- the purU gene encoding formyltetrahydrofolate deformylase produces MTSYVLTVACKSTRGIVAAISGYLAEKGCNIIDSSQFDDLETGKFFMRVSFISEEGATLQAITEGFQPVAEKFGMEARIYGDGQRMKTMLMVSRFGHCLNDLLYRWKIGALPIDIVGVVSNHFEYQKVVVNHDIPFHHIKVTKENKPRAEAQLMDLIETSGTELVVLARYMQVLSDDLCRKMSGQIINIHHSFLPSFKGANPYKQAYERGVKLIGATAHYVTADLDEGPIIEQDTVRITHAQSADDYVSLGRDVESQVLARAIHAHIHHRTFINGNRTVVFPPSPGSYASERMG; encoded by the coding sequence ATGACATCCTATGTTCTGACAGTAGCCTGCAAATCGACCCGCGGCATCGTCGCCGCGATTTCCGGTTATCTGGCGGAAAAGGGCTGCAATATCATCGATAGTTCGCAGTTCGACGATCTTGAGACCGGCAAGTTCTTCATGCGCGTCTCCTTCATTTCCGAGGAAGGCGCAACGCTGCAGGCAATCACCGAGGGCTTTCAGCCGGTGGCCGAAAAATTCGGCATGGAGGCCCGCATTTACGGCGACGGCCAGCGCATGAAGACAATGTTGATGGTGTCGCGCTTCGGCCATTGCCTCAACGACCTGCTCTACCGCTGGAAGATCGGCGCACTGCCCATCGATATCGTCGGCGTCGTCTCCAACCATTTCGAATATCAAAAAGTGGTGGTCAACCACGACATTCCCTTCCACCACATCAAGGTGACGAAGGAGAACAAGCCCAGGGCCGAAGCGCAGCTGATGGACCTGATCGAGACGAGCGGCACCGAACTGGTGGTGCTCGCCCGTTACATGCAGGTGCTCTCCGACGACTTGTGCCGCAAGATGTCGGGCCAGATCATCAACATCCACCACTCCTTCCTCCCCTCCTTCAAGGGCGCCAACCCTTACAAGCAGGCGTATGAGCGCGGCGTGAAGCTGATCGGTGCCACGGCCCATTACGTCACCGCCGATCTCGACGAAGGCCCGATCATCGAGCAGGACACGGTGCGCATCACCCACGCACAATCGGCCGACGATTATGTCTCGCTTGGCCGCGATGTGGAAAGCCAGGTGCTGGCCCGCGCCATCCACGCCCATATCCACCACCGCACCTTCATCAACGGCAACCGCACCGTCGTCTTCCCGCCAAGCCCGGGAAGTTATGCTTCCGAGCGGATGGGGTGA
- a CDS encoding type II toxin-antitoxin system RelE/ParE family toxin: protein MLTIRETSEFADWLAGLRDVQARARIARRIYRLADGNPGDVKPVGEGVSELRIDLGPGYRVYFVQHGDVVIILLCGGDKASQSRDIARAKKLARALKE from the coding sequence ATGCTCACGATCCGGGAAACAAGCGAGTTTGCCGACTGGCTGGCGGGTCTGCGCGATGTGCAGGCGCGCGCCCGCATCGCACGCCGCATTTACCGGCTGGCGGACGGCAATCCCGGAGACGTGAAACCGGTTGGCGAAGGCGTCAGCGAACTCAGGATCGACCTTGGACCGGGATATCGGGTCTATTTTGTCCAGCACGGCGATGTCGTCATCATATTGCTGTGTGGCGGCGACAAGGCGTCACAGTCCCGCGACATCGCCAGAGCCAAGAAACTGGCCAGAGCGCTCAAGGAGTGA
- a CDS encoding putative addiction module antidote protein has protein sequence MPLVTRDYDAARYLDSDEALAAYIADATESGDAQELAHALGVVARAKGMTDLSRQTGLPRQTLYKALSGEGNPELATIAKVADALGYRLSLVAKSPADTAA, from the coding sequence ATGCCACTTGTGACACGCGATTACGATGCTGCCCGTTATCTTGATAGTGACGAAGCGCTTGCCGCTTACATCGCCGACGCCACAGAGAGCGGCGACGCACAGGAACTTGCGCATGCGCTGGGGGTCGTGGCGCGGGCCAAGGGTATGACCGACCTTTCGAGACAAACCGGCCTTCCCCGCCAGACCTTGTACAAGGCATTGAGCGGTGAGGGAAATCCGGAACTGGCGACGATTGCCAAGGTCGCGGACGCGCTGGGCTACAGGCTCTCGCTGGTGGCGAAATCGCCTGCAGACACGGCCGCCTGA
- a CDS encoding sensor histidine kinase gives MRQAAYSLRRRLLGWLLISTAIIGCVALTDTWREAVNTANVVSDRVLSGSALAIAERVVVAEDGSLEVDIPYVALEMLTSAAQDRVFYRVDGPNGQFLTGYQNLPTVENPAGDTPAYRDAVFRDEPIRIAAIRRFASTGINSVPFSVTVAETTIARSQLAQAIILRSALRLLLMIVGAAIIVWIAVTISLRPLYRLSEAIAERSPNDLHPIRQSVPVEVENLVETVNSFMVRLQSALDALRHFTGNASHQLRTPLAIISTQLALSARAGSLEEAQAAALKGGASVAHAEHILAQLLRMANIDAAGSSEKHDFSAIDLVAVAQNVTADFVPRASEAGIDLGFEGEGEATILAEPLLIGELIGNLVSNAINYAGRGAEVTVRVGRETSAVWLEVEDNGPGIPPEKRAMVRQRFARGEANAAPGAGLGLAIIEEIAGLFGGRLTLEDGAEGRGLRARVVFGGVEKAP, from the coding sequence ATGAGACAGGCCGCCTATTCGCTCAGGCGGCGACTTTTAGGCTGGCTTCTCATTTCCACCGCCATCATCGGCTGCGTTGCGCTGACCGATACATGGCGCGAGGCGGTCAATACCGCCAATGTCGTTTCGGACCGGGTGCTTTCCGGTTCCGCACTTGCCATCGCCGAGCGGGTGGTGGTGGCCGAGGACGGCTCGCTGGAAGTCGATATTCCCTATGTCGCGCTGGAAATGCTGACATCGGCTGCACAGGACCGGGTGTTCTACCGTGTCGACGGGCCGAACGGGCAATTCCTCACCGGTTACCAGAACCTGCCGACGGTGGAGAACCCGGCGGGTGATACCCCCGCCTATCGCGATGCCGTGTTCCGCGATGAACCGATCCGCATCGCTGCGATCAGGCGTTTCGCTTCCACCGGCATCAATTCCGTGCCCTTTTCCGTAACGGTTGCCGAAACCACCATTGCCCGCAGCCAGCTGGCGCAGGCGATCATCCTGCGCTCTGCGCTGCGCCTGCTGTTGATGATCGTCGGGGCGGCGATCATCGTCTGGATCGCGGTGACGATTTCGCTGCGCCCGCTTTACCGGCTCAGCGAAGCGATTGCCGAGCGCAGCCCGAACGACCTGCACCCCATCCGCCAATCCGTGCCGGTGGAGGTGGAAAACCTGGTGGAAACGGTCAATTCCTTCATGGTGCGGCTGCAATCGGCGCTCGATGCCCTCCGCCATTTCACCGGCAATGCCAGCCACCAGCTGCGCACGCCGCTCGCCATCATCAGCACCCAGCTTGCGCTTTCAGCCCGTGCGGGAAGTTTAGAGGAAGCGCAGGCGGCGGCACTGAAGGGCGGGGCGTCCGTGGCCCATGCCGAACATATCCTCGCCCAGCTGCTGCGCATGGCCAATATCGATGCCGCCGGTTCGAGCGAAAAGCATGATTTTTCCGCAATCGATCTCGTGGCCGTTGCGCAGAATGTGACAGCCGATTTCGTGCCGCGCGCGTCGGAGGCCGGCATCGATCTCGGTTTTGAAGGTGAGGGCGAAGCGACCATTCTCGCCGAACCGCTCCTCATCGGGGAGCTGATCGGCAATCTCGTTTCCAATGCCATCAACTATGCCGGTCGCGGTGCGGAAGTCACCGTGCGTGTCGGCAGGGAGACGAGCGCCGTCTGGCTGGAAGTCGAGGATAACGGCCCCGGCATCCCCCCGGAAAAACGCGCCATGGTGCGCCAGCGCTTCGCCCGCGGCGAAGCCAACGCCGCCCCCGGCGCCGGCCTCGGCCTTGCCATCATCGAAGAGATCGCCGGGCTGTTCGGCGGGCGGCTGACACTGGAGGATGGCGCGGAGGGGCGTGGGCTGAGGGCGCGGGTGGTGTTCGGTGGCGTGGAAAAGGCGCCATAA
- a CDS encoding response regulator transcription factor has protein sequence MRILLVEDNQVLSEGLSALLRGSGYAVDVVSDGASADAAIAAESFDLVILDLNLPEMDGIEVLRSMRSRQDKAAVLILTARGTPEEKVKGLDLGADDYMIKPFDITEFEARVRVLLRRNAGLRSSALSFGKVFFDLNSRTFSADGRPLDIPAREVALLEVLFMRAGKVVAKEAIVQSLTGFDDDISANAIEQYVSRLRKRLAPHGLTVKTARGIGYYLEKLPEMAE, from the coding sequence TTGCGTATTTTGCTGGTCGAGGACAATCAGGTGCTGTCGGAGGGGCTGTCGGCGCTTCTGCGCGGCAGCGGTTATGCGGTGGATGTGGTGTCCGATGGCGCTTCCGCCGATGCGGCGATTGCGGCGGAAAGCTTCGATCTGGTCATTCTCGATCTCAACCTGCCGGAAATGGACGGTATCGAGGTGCTGCGCTCCATGCGCTCGCGCCAGGACAAGGCGGCGGTGCTGATCCTGACGGCGCGCGGCACGCCGGAGGAAAAGGTCAAGGGGCTCGATCTTGGCGCTGACGACTACATGATCAAGCCTTTCGACATCACCGAATTCGAGGCAAGGGTGCGGGTGCTGCTGCGCCGCAATGCCGGTCTGCGCTCCTCGGCGCTGAGTTTCGGCAAGGTGTTTTTCGATCTCAATTCCCGCACTTTTTCGGCGGATGGACGTCCGCTCGATATTCCGGCGCGCGAGGTGGCGTTGCTCGAAGTGCTGTTCATGCGGGCAGGCAAGGTCGTTGCCAAGGAAGCCATCGTGCAGTCGCTCACCGGCTTCGACGACGATATTTCCGCCAATGCCATCGAGCAATATGTCAGCCGCCTGCGCAAGCGGCTCGCGCCCCACGGGTTGACGGTGAAGACGGCGCGCGGCATCGGTTATTATCTCGAAAAGCTGCCGGAGATGGCTGAATGA
- a CDS encoding ABC transporter substrate-binding protein has protein sequence MIFSMRICLLLCLCLCMASPALAQVAIFPAPSGKADAETLVVYSSLDEPLATPMIEGFQKANPDIAVHYEDMLTGEIYDRIVKETDAGKKTADFAFSSAMDLQVKLSNDGYAQRSDLAMSARWPAWANWRNTAYALTFEPAVFVYHKPSFTTEKPPATRAEFVDYLERHAKEIHGRIATYDIERSGVGFLFMSRDQEQFGDIWSVIKAMGAAGVKVYSTSSAILERVSDGRFVLGYNILGSYAADWASRHPDVGIVLPKDYTVVMSRIGLVPEAAANPALGRRYLEFFMSKEGQTIMARQLQIPAVSPEVAGENTANTMQAIHGAQLRPVPVSPGLMVYLDQVKRSRLIERWNEALRSQ, from the coding sequence ATGATCTTTTCCATGCGTATCTGCCTTCTCCTCTGTCTCTGTCTTTGCATGGCCTCGCCCGCCCTTGCGCAAGTCGCCATCTTTCCGGCACCCTCCGGCAAGGCGGATGCCGAGACGCTGGTGGTCTATTCCTCGCTGGACGAACCGCTGGCGACGCCGATGATCGAGGGTTTCCAGAAGGCCAATCCCGATATCGCCGTCCATTACGAGGATATGCTGACGGGCGAGATTTACGACCGCATCGTCAAAGAAACCGACGCCGGCAAAAAGACCGCCGATTTCGCGTTTTCCTCCGCCATGGATCTGCAGGTGAAGCTGAGCAATGACGGTTATGCCCAGCGTTCTGACCTCGCCATGAGCGCCCGCTGGCCCGCCTGGGCCAACTGGCGCAATACCGCCTATGCGCTGACCTTCGAACCCGCAGTCTTCGTTTATCACAAGCCGAGCTTCACCACCGAAAAACCGCCCGCCACCCGTGCCGAATTCGTGGATTATCTCGAACGTCATGCAAAGGAAATCCACGGCCGCATCGCCACTTACGACATCGAACGCTCCGGTGTCGGCTTCCTGTTCATGTCTCGGGATCAGGAACAGTTCGGCGATATATGGAGCGTCATCAAGGCCATGGGCGCAGCAGGCGTGAAGGTCTATTCCACCTCCTCGGCCATTCTGGAACGCGTTTCCGACGGCCGTTTCGTGCTGGGCTACAATATTCTCGGCTCCTATGCGGCGGACTGGGCCTCGCGCCACCCCGATGTCGGCATCGTGCTGCCGAAAGACTATACCGTCGTCATGTCGCGCATCGGCCTGGTGCCGGAAGCCGCCGCCAACCCGGCGCTCGGCCGCCGTTATCTGGAATTCTTCATGTCGAAGGAGGGCCAGACGATCATGGCCCGGCAGTTGCAGATCCCCGCCGTCAGCCCGGAAGTGGCGGGCGAAAACACCGCCAACACCATGCAGGCCATCCACGGCGCGCAATTGCGCCCGGTCCCGGTCAGCCCCGGTCTGATGGTGTATCTGGATCAGGTCAAACGCAGCCGTCTGATCGAGCGCTGGAACGAAGCGTTGCGGTCGCAGTAG
- a CDS encoding tripartite tricarboxylate transporter substrate binding protein produces the protein MKHFLIGTFLAGVIALPAVAADYTIIAPANPGGGWDQTARSLQSVLQEEGISKSVQVQNVPGAGGTIGLAQFASQQKGNPNALIVGGYVMVGAILTNNAPVTLKEVTPIARLTGEYEAIVVPASSPLKTIGDLVDQLKKDPGSVSWGGGSAGGTDHIAVGLIAKAAGVDPTKINYIAYSGGGEALASILGSQVTAGISSYGEFESQVKAGTLRLLAVSSEEKLEGVDAPTLKESGLDVVVQNWRMVAAPPGLTPEQEKAVNADIEKLVKSAKWQETLKTKSWMDTYLAGDEFKAQLAKDTDATAAILKDIGLVK, from the coding sequence GTGAAGCATTTTCTTATCGGCACATTTCTGGCGGGCGTGATCGCTCTTCCGGCGGTTGCAGCGGATTACACCATCATCGCGCCGGCCAATCCCGGCGGCGGCTGGGACCAGACCGCGCGCTCCCTGCAGAGCGTGCTGCAGGAAGAAGGCATTTCCAAGAGCGTTCAGGTGCAGAACGTACCGGGCGCCGGCGGCACCATCGGTCTTGCACAATTCGCCAGCCAGCAGAAGGGCAACCCGAACGCCCTCATCGTCGGCGGTTACGTGATGGTCGGCGCGATCCTCACCAACAACGCGCCCGTCACGCTTAAGGAAGTAACACCGATCGCCCGTCTGACCGGCGAATATGAAGCCATCGTCGTTCCGGCATCCTCGCCGCTGAAGACCATCGGCGACCTCGTCGACCAGCTCAAGAAGGATCCGGGCAGCGTTTCCTGGGGCGGCGGCTCTGCTGGCGGCACCGACCACATCGCGGTTGGCCTGATCGCCAAGGCGGCCGGCGTCGATCCGACCAAGATCAACTACATCGCTTATTCCGGCGGCGGCGAAGCGCTTGCCTCGATCCTCGGCTCGCAGGTAACCGCCGGTATTTCGAGCTACGGCGAATTCGAAAGCCAGGTAAAGGCCGGCACGCTGCGCCTGCTCGCGGTTTCCAGTGAAGAGAAGCTGGAAGGCGTTGATGCGCCGACGCTGAAGGAAAGCGGCCTTGATGTCGTCGTCCAGAACTGGCGCATGGTCGCCGCTCCTCCCGGCCTGACGCCGGAACAGGAAAAGGCCGTCAATGCCGACATCGAAAAGCTGGTGAAGTCCGCCAAGTGGCAGGAAACCCTGAAGACCAAGAGCTGGATGGACACCTATCTCGCCGGTGACGAATTCAAGGCGCAGCTCGCCAAGGATACTGACGCCACCGCCGCCATCCTCAAAGACATCGGACTGGTAAAATGA
- a CDS encoding tripartite tricarboxylate transporter TctB family protein, whose translation MSQGSNPSQHQKRRPDWAALAIAIFLVIIASVIFWDSARLASVTGYSPVGPATVPYAIGFCLIGLALWTAIEAWRGDFPERDKQEIAPVIWVVAGLAAQMLLLNIAGFSIATGLLFAFTARAFGKRKLWYSIPIGIALSFFIWFIFARLLQLSLPAGPLERLLF comes from the coding sequence ATGAGCCAGGGTTCTAACCCTTCGCAGCATCAAAAGCGCCGCCCTGACTGGGCGGCGCTGGCGATCGCCATCTTCCTCGTCATCATCGCCTCGGTGATCTTCTGGGACAGCGCGCGTCTCGCCAGCGTCACCGGTTATTCGCCGGTCGGCCCGGCAACGGTGCCTTACGCTATCGGCTTCTGTCTTATCGGCCTGGCGCTGTGGACAGCCATCGAAGCCTGGCGCGGTGATTTTCCCGAACGCGACAAACAGGAAATCGCCCCGGTTATCTGGGTCGTCGCCGGCCTTGCCGCACAGATGCTGCTGCTGAACATTGCCGGTTTCTCCATCGCCACCGGCCTGCTCTTCGCCTTTACGGCGCGCGCCTTCGGCAAACGCAAGCTCTGGTATTCGATCCCCATCGGCATCGCCCTGAGCTTCTTCATCTGGTTCATCTTCGCGCGGCTGCTGCAGCTTTCACTGCCCGCCGGGCCTCTGGAACGGCTGCTCTTCTAA
- a CDS encoding tripartite tricarboxylate transporter permease → MSTFEFLLHGLEVAAQPMNLLYALIGVTLGTAVGVLPGIGPALTVALLLPVTYRLDPAGSLIMFAGIYYGGMYGGSTTSILLNTPGESASIVTALEGNKMARKGRGGPALATAAIGSFVAGLIATIALAFVAPFIVKLALVFGPREYFALMVLAFVTVSSAFGDSALRGLTSLFIGFALAIVGIDQLTGQTRMSFGIPDLLDGVEVTTLAVAMFAIGETLFIVAQGQTGDDKVEAVKGSVWMSAQDWARSWKAWLRGTLIGFPIGAMPAGGAEIGTFLSYATEKKLTKYPEEFGHGAIEGVAGPEAANNASAAGTLVPLLTLGLPTTATAAIMLAGFQQFGLQPGPLLFATNPQLVWGLIASLFIANLMLLVLNLPLVGLWVKLLTIPKPWLYAGILLFATLGTIGANPSVFELGMLLAFGILGYVMRIFGYPIAPAVVGLILGPLAEQQLRRALAIGQGDPTVLFTSPIAVGLFAVAAAAFIIPLIMRIRGRGEVLTQLAANED, encoded by the coding sequence ATGAGTACCTTTGAATTCCTGCTGCACGGTCTTGAGGTTGCCGCCCAACCCATGAACCTGCTCTATGCGCTGATCGGCGTCACGCTCGGCACCGCCGTCGGCGTTCTGCCCGGTATCGGCCCTGCGCTGACCGTGGCGCTGCTTCTGCCCGTTACCTACCGGCTCGATCCCGCCGGTTCGCTCATCATGTTCGCCGGCATCTATTATGGCGGCATGTATGGCGGCTCGACCACCTCGATCCTGCTCAACACGCCGGGCGAAAGCGCCTCGATCGTGACCGCGCTCGAAGGCAACAAGATGGCCCGCAAGGGCAGAGGCGGCCCGGCGCTGGCCACCGCCGCCATCGGCTCCTTCGTCGCCGGCCTCATCGCCACCATCGCGCTGGCCTTCGTTGCGCCCTTTATCGTCAAGCTGGCGCTGGTTTTCGGCCCGCGCGAATATTTCGCGCTGATGGTGCTGGCTTTCGTCACCGTTTCCTCCGCCTTCGGGGATTCGGCGCTGCGCGGCCTCACCTCGCTGTTCATCGGCTTTGCGCTCGCCATCGTCGGCATCGACCAGCTGACGGGCCAGACCCGCATGAGCTTCGGCATTCCCGACCTGCTTGACGGCGTCGAAGTGACGACGCTTGCGGTCGCCATGTTCGCAATCGGCGAAACGCTTTTCATTGTCGCGCAGGGCCAGACTGGCGACGACAAGGTCGAGGCCGTCAAGGGTTCGGTCTGGATGAGTGCGCAGGACTGGGCGCGTTCCTGGAAAGCCTGGCTGCGCGGCACCCTGATCGGCTTCCCCATCGGCGCCATGCCGGCGGGCGGCGCTGAAATCGGCACCTTCCTATCCTATGCCACTGAAAAGAAGCTGACCAAATATCCGGAAGAATTCGGCCATGGCGCCATTGAAGGTGTTGCCGGTCCTGAAGCGGCCAACAATGCGTCCGCCGCCGGTACGCTCGTGCCGCTCCTGACACTCGGCCTGCCGACGACGGCGACCGCCGCCATCATGCTCGCCGGCTTCCAGCAGTTCGGCCTGCAGCCCGGCCCGCTGCTGTTCGCCACCAATCCGCAGCTCGTCTGGGGTCTGATCGCCAGCCTGTTCATCGCAAACCTGATGCTGCTGGTTCTGAACCTGCCGCTCGTCGGCCTGTGGGTGAAACTGCTGACCATTCCGAAGCCCTGGCTTTATGCGGGTATTCTGCTGTTCGCGACGCTCGGCACCATTGGCGCCAACCCCTCGGTATTCGAACTCGGCATGCTGCTCGCCTTCGGTATCCTCGGCTACGTCATGCGCATCTTCGGTTATCCGATTGCGCCTGCGGTCGTCGGCCTGATCCTCGGCCCGCTTGCGGAACAGCAGCTTCGCCGCGCACTGGCCATCGGCCAGGGCGATCCGACGGTGCTGTTTACCTCACCGATCGCCGTCGGCCTCTTCGCTGTCGCGGCAGCCGCCTTCATCATCCCGCTTATCATGCGTATCCGCGGCCGTGGCGAGGTGCTGACGCAGCTTGCCGCCAACGAGGACTGA
- a CDS encoding siderophore ABC transporter substrate-binding protein: protein MAINFTFPLRLLTAAAFSLGAMTASAEEMTIKHAQGETVLKAAPKKVLVLDIPSLDNLDALGVEPTGVVSSNLPTYLQKYADGKYLKVGTLFEPDYEAINAAEADLVIVGGRSRAKYPDVAKITPAIDMSVDSKEFIGSVKANITKLGDIFGKQEEARKLDAAIDEKVAKLKEIAPNSGTAMILLTNAGKVGVYGPSSRTGWLHTEIGFKPVAADIDDRFDRGDVVSFEYLAEVNPEWLFVIDRDAGIGRATDPGKAAAQVLDNELVHQTNAWKKKQIVYLDPQAAYIVSSGYTALSTLLDQVYKAVSEKKS, encoded by the coding sequence GTGGCCATCAACTTCACCTTCCCCCTTCGGCTGCTGACGGCAGCGGCCTTCAGCCTCGGCGCGATGACGGCAAGTGCCGAAGAAATGACGATCAAGCACGCGCAGGGCGAAACCGTGCTGAAGGCGGCGCCGAAGAAGGTTCTGGTTCTCGATATTCCCTCGCTCGACAATCTCGATGCGCTCGGTGTCGAGCCCACAGGTGTGGTCAGCTCCAATCTGCCGACCTATCTGCAGAAATATGCCGATGGCAAATATCTGAAGGTCGGCACGCTGTTTGAGCCCGATTATGAGGCGATCAATGCGGCCGAGGCCGATCTCGTCATCGTCGGCGGCCGTTCGCGGGCGAAATATCCTGACGTTGCGAAGATCACGCCCGCCATCGACATGTCGGTGGATTCCAAGGAATTCATCGGCAGCGTGAAAGCAAACATCACCAAGCTCGGCGATATCTTCGGCAAGCAGGAAGAAGCCAGGAAGCTCGACGCCGCCATCGATGAAAAAGTGGCCAAGCTGAAGGAAATCGCACCCAATTCCGGCACGGCGATGATCCTCCTCACCAATGCCGGCAAGGTCGGCGTTTATGGCCCGAGTTCGCGCACCGGCTGGCTGCACACCGAAATCGGCTTCAAGCCGGTCGCAGCCGACATCGACGACCGCTTCGACCGCGGCGATGTCGTCTCCTTCGAATATCTCGCCGAGGTCAATCCCGAATGGCTGTTCGTGATCGACCGCGACGCCGGCATCGGCCGCGCCACCGACCCCGGTAAGGCAGCCGCGCAGGTGCTGGACAACGAGCTGGTGCACCAGACCAATGCCTGGAAGAAAAAGCAGATCGTTTATCTCGACCCGCAGGCGGCCTATATCGTCAGCAGCGGTTATACGGCGCTCTCCACCCTGCTCGATCAGGTCTACAAGGCCGTCTCCGAGAAGAAGTCGTAA
- a CDS encoding ABC transporter permease — translation MKSLSLILALLLALVLAITSLFVGVSNVSLATLFSPDTSADALRVLLVSRIPRTLALILAGSSMAIAGLIMQMLVRNRFVEPSTAGTTESAGLGLLTVTLLAPDTPIFGKMLVAAVFALAGTALFLRILRQVPLRDVLLVPLIGIMLGGVISAVTTFFAYRFDLLQSLGAWMTGDFSGVLRGRYELLWIGFLFAIAAYLAADRFTVAGMGRDFTTNLGLNYRRVMALGLTIVSLVSAVVVVTVGMIPFLGLIVPNVVSLMIGDNMRRSVPWVATLGAVFVLSCDIIGRTVRAPYEIPIGTVVGVIGSALFLYLLLRKRHHA, via the coding sequence GTGAAATCCCTGTCTCTCATCCTTGCCCTTCTTCTGGCTCTGGTGCTCGCCATTACCAGCCTGTTCGTCGGCGTCAGCAATGTCTCGCTCGCGACGCTCTTTTCGCCTGATACCAGCGCAGACGCGCTGCGCGTTCTGCTCGTCAGCCGCATTCCGCGCACGCTGGCGCTGATACTGGCCGGAAGCTCAATGGCGATTGCCGGTCTCATCATGCAGATGCTGGTGCGCAACCGCTTCGTGGAGCCTTCGACGGCGGGCACCACCGAATCCGCCGGCCTTGGCCTGCTCACCGTCACCCTGCTGGCGCCGGACACGCCGATCTTCGGCAAGATGCTGGTGGCCGCCGTTTTCGCGCTCGCCGGCACCGCGCTGTTCCTGCGTATCCTGAGGCAGGTGCCGCTGCGCGACGTGCTGCTGGTGCCGCTGATCGGCATCATGCTGGGCGGCGTCATCTCCGCCGTCACCACCTTCTTCGCTTATCGTTTTGATCTGCTGCAATCGCTGGGCGCATGGATGACGGGGGATTTTTCCGGCGTGCTGCGCGGCCGTTATGAATTGCTGTGGATCGGCTTCCTTTTCGCCATCGCCGCCTATCTCGCCGCCGACCGCTTCACCGTCGCCGGCATGGGCCGCGATTTCACCACCAATCTCGGCCTCAACTATCGCCGGGTGATGGCGCTCGGCCTCACCATCGTCTCGCTGGTGAGCGCCGTCGTCGTCGTCACCGTCGGCATGATTCCCTTTCTCGGGCTGATCGTGCCGAATGTCGTCAGCCTGATGATCGGCGACAATATGCGCCGCTCGGTACCCTGGGTGGCGACGCTGGGCGCTGTCTTTGTGCTTTCCTGCGACATCATCGGCCGGACCGTGCGTGCGCCTTACGAAATACCCATCGGAACCGTGGTCGGCGTCATCGGCAGCGCGCTGTTCCTCTATCTCCTGCTGCGGAAACGCCACCATGCGTGA